The Chloroflexota bacterium DNA window GTGGCGAGCGTCGCCGGCTCGCCGTCGACGAACACGTTGATGTGCTCGCGGAGCGCCGGACCTGGCTCGAGGAGGCGATCGGCGAGGCCCGGCCATCGTCCGTCGAGCTCCAGGACGATCTCGCCGACCGTCGTGCCCTCGACCGTGGCGCGATGCGGCAGCCCCGGGATGAGGGCGCCGAGGGAACGGGGGAGGACCACCTCCGCCATCGCCGGTCAGGCCTCGACCCGGATCGCCTCGACGGACCAGATCGGCGGCAGCGAGGTCGCGATCGGCGTCCAGCTCGCGCCGGCGTCCGCGCTCCCGCAGAGCTGCCCGGTGCTCGTCCCGAAGTAGACCCCGACGGGTTCGAGCTCGTCGTGGGCCATCGCCTCGCGGAGGACGCCGAGATAGGCGTCGCGTTGCGGCAGGCCAGCATCGCCGCGGAG harbors:
- a CDS encoding MoaD/ThiS family protein; protein product: MAEVVLPRSLGALIPGLPHRATVEGTTVGEIVLELDGRWPGLADRLLEPGPALREHINVFVDGEPATLATTVGPTSTVHVIPAIAGG